A single Rhodomicrobium lacus DNA region contains:
- a CDS encoding type I secretion system permease/ATPase — MEERQPARDADGMSALDGGLVSLALVAAHYRIACDPAQIAHELGLGHRAATPEDIVRGARRLGLKARELSDQPLQRLLSAPLPAILRMRDGSFVILTHRLEDGRLRIVSPMERSQSLERPEALSDAWAGEIVLVTRRLGGAGVDQVRFDFAWFLPSLWRYRKPFGHLLFASLFIQLFALVTPLFFQVVVDKVLVHKGGSTLVVIVVGLLLIGLFDVTLQYLRSYTLNHTTSRIDVELGSRLFDHLLRLPLSYFEMRATGQTVARIRELETVRAFLTGQGLSAVIDLVFAIIAIGVLFLYSTTLTLIVLISIPCYILIAALIRPALRTRINERFNRSALSQQFLVESVVGVQTLKAAAVEPMLKNQWEEKLASYVKTSFHAVMLATLGQNAIQYVSKATTALVLYFGALAVIDGELSVGALIAFNMIMGQATAPILRLSQLWQDFQQVQISVDRLGDILNAPPETRQLGTAALPPAKGRIKIVNLDFRYRIDEPEILKGISLDIPEGQVIGIVGPSGSGKSTLTKLIQRLYRPERGQILLDGIDISQVDTAWLRRQIGVVLQENMLFNRTIHDNIALADPAMPRAVVLAAARLAGADEFISRMPLGYDTMIEERGANLSGGQRQRIAIARALATRPRILIFDEATSALDYESERIIQTNMRSICKGRTVIIIAHRLAAVRNCDRIISIKDGRIVEDGSHNTLLSNPEGLYARLWRMQSENVG; from the coding sequence ATGGAAGAGAGGCAGCCCGCACGCGATGCCGACGGCATGTCGGCACTCGACGGCGGGCTTGTTTCGCTGGCTCTCGTCGCCGCTCATTACCGCATCGCTTGCGATCCCGCGCAAATTGCCCATGAATTGGGGCTCGGTCATCGAGCAGCTACGCCCGAGGATATCGTTCGCGGCGCCCGTCGGCTGGGCCTGAAGGCGCGAGAATTGAGCGATCAGCCTTTGCAAAGGCTGTTATCGGCCCCGCTCCCTGCCATTCTTCGCATGCGTGACGGGAGTTTTGTCATTCTGACCCACCGTCTCGAAGACGGGCGGCTCAGGATCGTTTCGCCGATGGAACGGTCGCAGTCACTCGAAAGGCCGGAGGCTCTTTCCGACGCATGGGCGGGAGAAATCGTGCTCGTCACACGCCGTCTTGGCGGTGCCGGTGTCGATCAGGTCCGGTTCGACTTCGCCTGGTTTCTCCCGTCCTTGTGGCGCTACAGAAAGCCCTTCGGCCACCTTCTGTTCGCGTCGCTCTTCATTCAGCTGTTCGCGCTCGTCACGCCGCTTTTTTTCCAGGTCGTCGTTGACAAGGTGCTCGTCCATAAGGGCGGCTCAACGCTTGTCGTCATCGTCGTCGGTCTTCTCCTGATCGGGCTGTTCGATGTGACGCTCCAGTATCTTCGCTCGTACACGCTCAACCACACGACAAGCCGCATCGACGTCGAACTCGGCAGCCGCCTGTTCGACCATCTCTTGCGGCTGCCCTTGTCCTATTTCGAGATGCGAGCCACGGGACAGACCGTGGCCCGCATCCGCGAACTCGAAACGGTGCGCGCCTTTCTCACCGGCCAGGGGCTTTCAGCGGTTATCGATCTCGTCTTCGCGATCATCGCTATCGGCGTCCTGTTCCTGTATTCCACGACGCTGACGCTCATCGTGCTGATTTCGATCCCTTGCTATATCTTGATCGCAGCGCTGATCCGACCCGCGCTTCGGACACGCATCAATGAACGCTTCAACCGAAGCGCCTTGAGCCAGCAGTTTCTCGTGGAATCGGTGGTCGGCGTCCAGACTCTCAAGGCTGCCGCGGTCGAACCGATGTTGAAGAACCAGTGGGAGGAGAAACTTGCTTCCTACGTGAAGACCTCGTTCCACGCTGTGATGCTGGCGACGCTCGGTCAGAACGCCATCCAGTATGTGAGCAAGGCGACGACGGCGCTCGTGCTCTATTTCGGGGCTTTGGCTGTGATCGACGGGGAGCTTTCGGTCGGAGCCCTCATCGCGTTCAACATGATCATGGGGCAGGCCACGGCGCCGATCCTGAGGCTTTCCCAGCTTTGGCAGGATTTTCAGCAGGTCCAGATCTCCGTCGACCGCCTCGGCGATATTTTAAATGCGCCGCCGGAAACCCGCCAACTCGGCACCGCCGCCCTGCCACCGGCGAAAGGACGCATCAAGATCGTCAATCTCGACTTCCGCTACCGGATCGACGAGCCGGAGATTTTGAAAGGCATTTCTCTCGACATTCCCGAAGGCCAAGTGATCGGCATCGTCGGGCCGTCGGGCTCCGGCAAATCGACGCTGACCAAACTCATTCAGCGGCTCTATCGCCCCGAACGCGGCCAAATCCTTCTCGACGGCATCGATATTTCTCAGGTCGACACGGCTTGGCTTCGGCGGCAGATCGGCGTCGTTCTGCAAGAGAATATGCTCTTCAATCGCACCATTCATGACAACATCGCCCTTGCCGACCCTGCCATGCCGCGAGCGGTCGTGCTCGCCGCCGCGCGTCTTGCCGGCGCCGACGAATTCATCTCCCGCATGCCGCTTGGCTACGACACGATGATCGAGGAACGAGGCGCGAACCTTTCGGGCGGGCAGCGCCAGCGCATCGCGATCGCACGCGCGCTCGCCACGCGGCCTCGCATCCTTATCTTCGACGAGGCGACGAGCGCGCTCGATTATGAAAGCGAGCGCATCATCCAGACCAACATGCGCAGCATATGCAAGGGCCGGACGGTGATTATCATCGCTCACCGTCTGGCGGCCGTGCGCAATTGCGACCGCATCATTTCAATCAAGGACGGGCGCATCGTCGAAGACGGTTCCCACAATACGCTCCTGTCGAACCCCGAGGGCCTCTATGCGAGGCTTTGGCGCATGCAGTCCGAAAACGTAGGGTAG
- a CDS encoding HlyD family type I secretion periplasmic adaptor subunit — protein sequence MDDVDREFLPAALELYETPPSPISIIAIWIICLIFGSALAWSYFGWLEIYAVAQGRIQPSGRSKVVQPLDPGKVVAIAVENGSKVSAGDLLIELDPRETRADREEQERDLESAMAETARRTVAIAAARSGDNDIPPVAYPQGTTEDIRTRENGVLAADLAQLSANRASILAQRAEKLATRERLKASLTARARLIAVDKEHVDMRETLNQTKAASRAQVIETLQQYEAQVTTQAGEDGQFAENEAALVTLEKKLEETTTQFVADQTQKRAEAERKADHLQGELIKAATKNERTRLTAPIAGTVQQLAVTTVGQVVSPGQSLMTIVPFESPIEIEALIQNQDIGFVEPGQPAVIKIESFPFTRYGTVDGTVIKVSRDAVDEREASALADPKSTSKPQSSTASNDLSKNQNLVFPATVALAKKTINVDGKEIPLSPGMAVTVEVLTGQRRALDYVLSPLREVTSTSAHER from the coding sequence ATGGACGACGTTGACCGCGAATTCCTGCCCGCGGCGCTCGAACTTTACGAGACGCCCCCCTCTCCCATCAGCATCATCGCGATCTGGATCATTTGCCTCATTTTTGGAAGCGCGCTTGCCTGGTCCTATTTCGGCTGGCTCGAAATCTATGCGGTCGCGCAGGGGCGCATTCAGCCGAGCGGGCGCTCCAAAGTCGTGCAGCCGCTAGACCCCGGCAAGGTCGTCGCCATTGCCGTCGAGAACGGCAGCAAGGTTTCGGCGGGCGACCTTCTCATAGAACTCGATCCCCGCGAAACAAGGGCAGATCGCGAAGAACAGGAACGGGACCTGGAATCGGCCATGGCCGAGACGGCGAGGCGCACTGTTGCGATAGCCGCCGCGCGATCAGGCGACAATGATATTCCGCCCGTTGCTTATCCCCAAGGAACCACGGAAGACATCCGAACGCGCGAAAACGGCGTCCTTGCTGCGGATCTGGCACAGCTTTCCGCAAATCGCGCGAGCATCCTTGCCCAACGCGCCGAGAAGCTCGCGACCCGCGAGCGCCTGAAGGCAAGCCTCACCGCCCGCGCAAGACTCATCGCGGTCGACAAGGAGCATGTCGACATGCGCGAAACCCTGAACCAGACGAAAGCCGCGTCGCGCGCCCAGGTTATCGAAACGCTCCAGCAGTATGAGGCGCAGGTCACCACGCAGGCCGGCGAAGATGGCCAGTTTGCCGAGAACGAAGCGGCGCTCGTCACGCTTGAGAAGAAGCTCGAAGAAACCACAACTCAATTCGTCGCCGATCAGACGCAAAAACGCGCCGAGGCGGAGCGCAAAGCCGACCATCTCCAAGGTGAGCTCATCAAGGCCGCCACCAAGAACGAGCGGACGCGCCTCACCGCGCCGATCGCAGGAACGGTACAGCAACTGGCTGTCACCACCGTCGGCCAAGTGGTGAGCCCCGGCCAGTCGCTGATGACGATCGTGCCTTTCGAATCGCCGATCGAGATCGAGGCGCTGATTCAGAACCAGGACATTGGCTTTGTGGAACCGGGACAGCCCGCGGTCATCAAGATCGAATCGTTCCCCTTCACGCGCTACGGCACGGTCGACGGCACCGTAATCAAGGTCAGCCGCGATGCCGTCGATGAGCGTGAGGCGAGCGCGCTTGCCGATCCGAAATCGACGAGCAAGCCTCAGTCCTCGACCGCCTCGAACGATCTGTCGAAAAACCAGAACCTCGTGTTTCCGGCAACGGTTGCTCTTGCGAAGAAGACCATCAATGTCGATGGCAAGGAAATCCCGCTCTCGCCCGGCATGGCGGTCACCGTCGAAGTGCTGACCGGGCAGCGCCGCGCCCTCGATTACGTGCTCTCGCCGCTTCGCGAGGTGACCTCGACTTCAGCGCATGAGCGGTGA
- a CDS encoding AAA family ATPase — MAILQEILGWAQGLPAWQSDAVSRLLAKQALTLQDHEDLYALLKMAHGIPDPKNRQPRPLTANQIPAQVKATTHIELRAIKNLRNVNAIAENQQLAVGTVGMTVIYGDNGSGKSGYSRVLKRACRARDQSEPIYPNANLPGAEAGNAQASFEIAIDGAAQEVVWQQGKEAPPELSSFAIFDAHCARAYLDTEDDFSYVPYGLDVFEALAKVCQRLKTDIETEQKQSAVDRSAFAHLQGDTAVGKLITALSAKTSTAQIETLAALKPEELEQRETLEKSLKENNPKEKANLLRLRARRVTAIAKNSVDKELVVGPEAIAKLKLLADGFRAAQAAAALAAKNFKEGENLLPETGGEAWRELFDAARKFALEAYPGKQFPDLGADTACPLCQQPLAAGAGRLQRFEAFIQAEAEKTAQARRQALAAEYRPFAGSVMALNLDEATQAEIEEIDPSLAADAKTFEAALTVRHEAIKAAIVSNDWTGLDQALVSPAKRLQALADNLSAEAEALEKASNAEARAALQKQLGELDARVRLSQVKDAVVAAVAKLEHQGKLKNCLAAVRTNAISLKASELAEKVVSKELADALNREFRALGVGSLSVSLQSRADKGKALHKLKLQLPQLRSPGEILSEGEQRAIAISSFLAEVGLSGGKGGIVFDDPVSSLDHRRRERVAKRLASEAVQRQVIIFTHDIYFLCLLAEEAKQVGAAVVTQSLTRRAEGFGIADPELPFEGKNASKRIGALKAQQQTIAKLHKEGNEQEHHRQTVDAYFRLRMAWERAVEEVLLREVILRFRKGVETQRLIGVSVDNDDYAEVNAGMSKCSNYAHDKAMMGGVAVPEPDELLTDICALENWRARVQKRSEETAKKRKAGLAAGSGVQGAPAGSNETSALAR, encoded by the coding sequence ATGGCGATATTGCAGGAAATCTTGGGTTGGGCGCAGGGACTTCCGGCGTGGCAGAGTGATGCGGTTTCTCGCTTGCTGGCGAAACAAGCGCTGACGCTGCAGGATCATGAGGATTTATATGCCTTGCTCAAGATGGCCCACGGAATTCCAGACCCCAAGAATCGCCAGCCCCGACCGCTAACTGCCAATCAAATTCCAGCACAGGTCAAGGCGACTACGCATATCGAGCTTCGCGCCATAAAGAATCTGCGCAACGTCAATGCAATTGCCGAAAACCAGCAACTGGCGGTCGGTACGGTGGGGATGACTGTCATCTACGGTGACAACGGCTCTGGCAAATCGGGGTACTCGCGGGTTCTCAAGCGTGCCTGTCGGGCGCGCGATCAATCAGAACCCATTTACCCCAATGCGAATTTGCCGGGAGCCGAGGCCGGCAATGCTCAAGCGTCCTTTGAGATAGCGATTGACGGCGCAGCCCAAGAGGTGGTGTGGCAGCAAGGGAAAGAGGCGCCTCCAGAGCTTTCGTCCTTCGCCATCTTCGATGCGCATTGCGCGCGCGCCTACCTGGACACCGAGGATGACTTCTCCTACGTGCCGTATGGTCTAGACGTATTCGAGGCACTCGCTAAGGTTTGCCAACGGCTAAAAACGGACATTGAAACCGAGCAAAAGCAGTCGGCGGTGGATCGCTCTGCATTTGCGCACTTGCAGGGGGATACCGCCGTTGGCAAGCTGATCACGGCGCTCTCTGCGAAAACCAGCACTGCACAGATTGAAACACTCGCCGCGCTCAAGCCAGAAGAACTTGAACAGCGGGAAACACTGGAGAAGAGCCTCAAAGAGAACAACCCGAAGGAAAAGGCAAATCTCTTGCGCTTGCGCGCGCGCCGTGTCACGGCAATCGCCAAAAATTCTGTCGACAAAGAGCTCGTGGTTGGCCCGGAGGCCATCGCCAAGTTAAAGTTGCTGGCCGATGGTTTTCGGGCCGCGCAGGCTGCTGCAGCCCTCGCGGCGAAGAATTTCAAAGAAGGGGAAAACCTGCTGCCAGAGACTGGCGGAGAAGCGTGGCGGGAACTGTTCGACGCAGCCCGGAAGTTCGCGCTAGAAGCTTATCCAGGCAAACAGTTCCCGGATTTAGGAGCAGACACCGCATGCCCGCTCTGTCAGCAGCCGCTGGCTGCAGGCGCGGGACGGTTGCAGCGATTCGAAGCGTTCATACAAGCGGAAGCGGAAAAGACGGCCCAAGCGAGGCGCCAGGCCCTCGCTGCCGAGTACCGTCCATTTGCTGGCTCGGTCATGGCGTTGAACCTCGATGAGGCGACGCAGGCAGAGATAGAAGAAATCGACCCATCTCTGGCGGCCGACGCCAAGACTTTCGAGGCCGCACTAACCGTTCGGCATGAAGCAATCAAGGCTGCGATCGTATCCAATGACTGGACTGGATTGGATCAGGCGCTGGTCAGCCCGGCCAAACGGTTGCAGGCGCTCGCTGACAACCTAAGCGCCGAAGCGGAGGCTCTGGAGAAAGCCTCGAATGCAGAGGCTCGCGCTGCGTTGCAGAAGCAACTTGGCGAATTGGATGCCCGCGTAAGACTTAGCCAAGTCAAGGACGCTGTGGTTGCGGCGGTAGCGAAGCTGGAACACCAAGGGAAGCTAAAGAACTGCCTGGCCGCCGTGAGGACAAACGCCATATCCCTCAAGGCGTCGGAATTGGCGGAAAAAGTCGTCTCCAAGGAGCTGGCTGATGCGCTAAACCGGGAATTCAGGGCCCTTGGAGTAGGAAGCCTGAGCGTTTCCCTGCAAAGCCGTGCCGACAAAGGAAAAGCGCTGCACAAGCTGAAGCTACAGCTACCGCAACTCCGTAGCCCCGGCGAAATTTTGAGCGAAGGTGAGCAACGCGCCATTGCGATCAGTTCGTTCCTCGCTGAAGTGGGATTGAGCGGTGGCAAAGGAGGGATTGTCTTTGACGATCCGGTGTCATCTCTCGATCACCGTCGCCGCGAACGCGTGGCCAAGCGTCTTGCCTCTGAGGCTGTGCAGCGGCAGGTCATCATCTTCACCCACGACATCTATTTCCTCTGCTTGTTAGCCGAGGAGGCGAAGCAAGTGGGCGCCGCGGTAGTCACGCAAAGCCTGACACGGCGCGCCGAAGGCTTCGGCATAGCGGACCCGGAATTGCCATTCGAGGGAAAGAACGCCAGCAAGCGGATCGGTGCGCTGAAAGCGCAGCAACAGACCATTGCCAAATTGCACAAAGAAGGCAACGAGCAGGAGCATCACAGGCAGACGGTTGATGCCTACTTCCGCCTACGTATGGCATGGGAACGAGCTGTGGAAGAAGTCCTCCTGCGCGAAGTTATTCTCCGCTTCCGCAAGGGCGTGGAGACACAGCGGCTCATCGGTGTGAGTGTGGACAATGACGACTACGCAGAGGTCAATGCCGGGATGAGCAAGTGCTCCAACTACGCCCATGACAAAGCGATGATGGGTGGCGTTGCTGTCCCTGAACCGGACGAATTGCTCACAGACATCTGTGCACTGGAAAACTGGCGTGCGCGGGTTCAAAAACGATCAGAAGAGACAGCCAAGAAACGCAAGGCCGGGCTTGCCGCAGGATCGGGCGTGCAAGGTGCACCAGCCGGATCCAACGAAACGAGTGCATTAGCCAGATAA
- the vapC gene encoding type II toxin-antitoxin system tRNA(fMet)-specific endonuclease VapC — protein sequence MLAYMLDTNICIYVMKIYPPAVRDKFNALAEQLCISSITLGELHYGAQKSARRVENLTAIEHFVARLEVLPFGNKGAAHYGQVRAELERAGTPCGPHDMQIGGHARSEGLIVVTNNMREFARMPGVRAENWL from the coding sequence ATGCTTGCCTACATGCTCGATACCAATATCTGCATCTACGTGATGAAGATTTACCCGCCTGCTGTGCGGGACAAATTCAATGCGCTGGCCGAACAGCTTTGCATATCGAGCATCACCCTTGGCGAATTGCATTATGGGGCGCAGAAGTCAGCCCGCCGTGTCGAGAACCTGACCGCGATCGAACATTTCGTGGCGCGGCTGGAGGTGCTGCCGTTCGGCAACAAGGGCGCCGCTCATTATGGGCAGGTCCGGGCTGAACTGGAGCGAGCGGGAACGCCTTGCGGCCCCCACGATATGCAGATCGGCGGTCACGCCCGCAGCGAAGGATTGATCGTTGTGACGAATAACATGCGCGAGTTTGCCAGGATGCCCGGCGTCAGAGCCGAGAACTGGCTTTAG
- the vapB gene encoding type II toxin-antitoxin system VapB family antitoxin has protein sequence MTSSTVFTSNRSQAVRLPKAVAFPEDVHHVDILKIGRSRVIVPQGKRWDDLFQSGPRVSEDFMVEREQPTAEEREAF, from the coding sequence ATGACAAGTTCGACCGTCTTTACCAGCAACCGCAGCCAGGCTGTTCGCCTTCCCAAGGCCGTCGCCTTTCCCGAGGACGTGCATCATGTCGATATTCTCAAGATCGGCCGCAGCCGCGTGATCGTGCCACAAGGCAAGAGATGGGACGATCTATTCCAGAGCGGCCCGCGTGTCAGCGAGGATTTCATGGTCGAGCGCGAGCAGCCGACCGCGGAAGAGCGCGAGGCATTCTGA
- the traI gene encoding TraI/MobA(P) family conjugative relaxase, whose translation MIAKRVKRGVASSYTGLATYILGPKGARRKEVIERLSDYILDKAGAGGRVGGIRITNCGTDEPDWALSDIIATQKRNTRASADKTYHLVVSFADNERPSDEVLEKVEQRLVSAIGLEAHQRMSAVHIDTDHLHMHTAINKIHPTTFRMHEPYFDQRKLMTECERLEKEFGLLRTNHGRSTDPQPIEVTRAFRADLQKSGVGIAMLEGAADWLEVHRRFEARKLALRQRGAGLCIEDENGRRVRASTVDRAFGIGQFVKRFGPFQGDGQTVAQTFTRSTSRRDPVYDRLWTQYHLDRIRKRRAREKELQRIRKEANGAFQPVIDTYKRLRSRSANKKPPKGRLDHQKRLREEMTRRAREIAHQMSDKQDAVSRAWPRWSFDQYLAHVAQQGDGQALALLQRRNREQDALNAAFISAPSGADARRIVYSHLKPYVLKNGSSIYYLRDGGKAIDSADRIYVPEVSLQAAYLAIDLGATRFGGQPLRIDGSAEFKAAVVKAAAVSGLQITLEDRSLEAQRQAALAEREDILNDYVVRRNERAARNPGFPPHRLFSPTDRGPFVYRGRRTLRDGRPVVVLEQGDCYIVKTVTLQDAEVFANVARRTTLHTLEHVADRERGRGRS comes from the coding sequence ATGATCGCCAAGCGCGTGAAGCGCGGCGTTGCGTCGAGCTATACGGGCCTTGCGACCTACATCCTCGGTCCGAAGGGCGCGCGCCGGAAAGAGGTGATCGAGCGATTGTCCGATTACATCCTCGACAAGGCAGGCGCCGGCGGCCGCGTCGGCGGCATCAGGATCACAAATTGCGGCACCGACGAACCCGACTGGGCGCTGTCCGACATTATCGCGACGCAAAAGCGGAACACGCGCGCCAGCGCCGACAAGACCTATCACCTCGTCGTCAGCTTCGCCGACAATGAGCGGCCCAGCGATGAGGTGCTGGAAAAGGTCGAGCAGCGGCTCGTTTCCGCCATCGGGCTCGAAGCGCATCAACGCATGTCGGCGGTCCACATCGATACCGACCACCTCCACATGCACACCGCCATCAACAAGATCCACCCGACGACGTTTCGGATGCACGAGCCCTATTTCGATCAGCGAAAGCTCATGACGGAGTGCGAACGGCTGGAAAAAGAGTTCGGTCTCCTTCGCACGAACCATGGCAGATCGACCGATCCGCAGCCGATCGAGGTTACGCGCGCCTTCCGGGCGGACCTTCAGAAATCGGGCGTCGGGATCGCGATGCTCGAGGGCGCGGCGGACTGGCTGGAGGTGCATCGTCGCTTCGAGGCGAGAAAGCTCGCCCTCAGGCAGCGCGGCGCGGGCTTATGCATCGAAGATGAAAACGGTCGCCGCGTCCGCGCCAGCACCGTCGACCGCGCCTTCGGCATCGGCCAGTTCGTGAAACGCTTCGGGCCATTTCAGGGCGACGGGCAGACCGTGGCTCAGACCTTCACGCGTTCAACCTCCAGGCGCGATCCGGTCTACGACCGCCTCTGGACGCAATACCACCTCGACCGCATCAGGAAGCGCAGGGCGCGCGAGAAGGAACTCCAGCGCATCAGAAAGGAAGCCAACGGCGCCTTTCAGCCGGTGATCGACACCTACAAGCGCTTGCGATCAAGGAGCGCCAACAAGAAACCGCCGAAAGGTCGGCTCGACCATCAAAAAAGACTTCGCGAGGAGATGACGCGACGGGCGAGAGAGATCGCGCACCAGATGTCCGACAAGCAGGATGCCGTCAGCCGCGCCTGGCCGCGCTGGAGCTTCGACCAGTATCTGGCGCACGTTGCGCAGCAGGGCGACGGGCAGGCGCTCGCGCTTCTTCAGCGCCGCAACAGGGAGCAGGACGCGCTGAATGCCGCATTCATCTCGGCCCCGAGCGGCGCGGATGCGCGGCGGATCGTCTACAGCCACCTGAAGCCCTATGTGCTGAAGAACGGGTCATCGATCTACTACCTGCGCGACGGCGGCAAGGCGATCGACAGTGCCGACAGGATTTATGTGCCCGAGGTTTCGCTTCAGGCGGCCTATCTCGCCATCGATCTTGGGGCGACGCGGTTCGGAGGCCAACCGCTCAGGATCGATGGATCTGCGGAATTCAAGGCGGCGGTCGTCAAGGCGGCGGCAGTTTCCGGCCTTCAAATTACGCTCGAAGACAGGAGTCTGGAGGCGCAGAGGCAGGCGGCGCTTGCTGAGCGAGAGGACATTCTTAACGACTACGTCGTGCGGCGCAACGAGCGGGCCGCGCGCAACCCGGGCTTTCCGCCGCATCGGCTTTTTTCGCCGACAGATCGCGGTCCCTTCGTCTATCGCGGCCGGAGAACGCTGAGGGACGGTCGCCCGGTGGTCGTGCTCGAACAGGGCGATTGCTATATCGTTAAGACCGTCACCCTGCAGGACGCAGAGGTGTTCGCGAACGTTGCGCGCAGAACTACTTTGCACACGCTCGAACACGTGGCCGACAGGGAACGAGGAAGGGGGCGATCATGA
- a CDS encoding plasmid mobilization protein: protein MGHENRASMLKIRLTKSEMNALKERADAEGLSLSAWGRARLLSVPDEAAQIIGTMRRAIILEAAKLEMMSEAELRAALELEAAVNASILSEREG from the coding sequence ATGGGTCATGAGAACCGGGCGTCTATGCTCAAGATCCGGCTGACGAAGTCGGAAATGAACGCCCTGAAGGAGCGGGCCGATGCCGAGGGATTGAGCCTCTCCGCCTGGGGAAGAGCGCGGCTTCTGAGCGTGCCGGATGAAGCGGCACAGATCATCGGGACCATGCGGCGGGCGATCATCCTCGAGGCAGCAAAGCTGGAGATGATGTCCGAGGCCGAACTGCGGGCGGCGCTCGAACTCGAGGCCGCCGTGAATGCGAGCATCCTGTCGGAGCGCGAAGGATGA